TTGCTTGCTCGCTCGTGGAGAAGTGATGATAGGACCATGATGTTTGTGTGCTACCTCGGAAGTATGTGTGGTTATCTGCCATGTGTCAGGTCGGCCGACTGTGCCTCCGATGTTACCATGGAATATCATGTCCCATGACAGCTTGTGTGGACGTTTGTGGCGGTTTTAAACTGGATTTGCGCAATTAACCGGGTAATTCTCTTCGTACAATCAAAATACATTGATTGGGGCAACTGCCTCCGAGTTCAAAAAACAAGCGGAACAACCGAAGGCAAAGTAGTTGCATCAATCGAGGGTCATCTTCATATGCTGCCTGGTCACAACCGTCTACCTTCAGGCTGGCGAACAATACACAAAGATGTAAGTAGCACAGAAACCTTCATAGCTGCAAGGTGAATTTTGGCAAACTCTGGTATTGTTTCTTTGAAGCGAGAAGAAGGTGGCCTGTTAACCTCTGTATGTAAGCTTTGTACTGACACGACGAGTAACAGTAAAACAACGAGGAGATGAAGTGAACCAACCAAAATCGAGACGGTCACATTTCACAATCTTTGTCCACACAAATTTCGAGCACtcgtaaaactgaacaatcatataaCGTCAACGAAAACGCGTAATTTTACACCCACAGATTCGGACATTTCTATTTTGACAATGAAATGAACACATTGGTCCAATCTCCAATGCCATCTTCGTCCACAAGAACAGGACACGTCACATAAGCAGAGATTTGGCAAAGTGCTCTCTTGCCGTTGTTAGGGCCTGAACTATAGTCTGCACACAGAAAACATTAACTTAGTTCAGTTAAAGCAACCCTTTCTACTAGGAGATAGCAACCAGTTTCATAAGTAGAAAATGATTATGTTGTCTGCAACCTACCTGCTCGGCGATTGATGTGGCACCCTCTGCTCCATGAGCTAGTACCTTTTCAGCTATCACACTTCCTTCTGTTTCTAGGACAACCCTGGGAAGCCATTCAAGAAAATAAGGTAAAACTTAAGCAAAGGAATAAGGAAATCTTGGAAGAGTAGTCATATATGGAAGCCTAAAACATGTAAATCAATGGTATTTAATACATAAATAACATTTCAAATGAGAAGTTTACTACTATTCCAGATCTTGGAAGGCATCTTTTTATTTATCAAATTTTGCCATTTGTGACCAAGGGCCATAGTTGAGTAATAAATAGCTTTGATTTATTATTAACTAATGGCATGTGCCTTTTCTTTTGTGCAGGTACCGATAAAATTCCTTATTCATGCCACCATTCCCAAAGACCGGTGTTATCATGAGCAGGCAGTTGAGCAAGGTCAAGTATTATAAAGAAGATGAAGAAATATAATTGAACAATAAAAAGTAGTAAGATTAGGACTTAccctccatcaacaatttcatcAAGGCATAATAGGATTAGATCCAGATTTTCAAGAGCTGTTCTTTTGTCGACATTATTTCTGAAACCAATGAGATGGGAAACAAATCCGTATGCAATCAGATGTTAACGTAACAATATTATGTTATAAAATAAATAGGTAGAAAATCTGACTATATTGAGCACCTGAGAATAATGTCAATAGCATCAGCGAATCCCTGAAGAACTGATGCTAAAATAAGTTCATTGTCCTCGTCTCCTCCAGTAACAAAAAAATGCAGGTCTTGGATAAACTTATACACAACAATTTGACCATCAAACATTACAATCTCAGCTGTAAATGGGGAAAACAATAAATGGAACTTAATAGCTTGAATTACATGAGTAGTCTTCAAGTAAGAAACACATACAGATCAACAGAAAGTTTCAGACGGACACGTCTCCTGTTTAAGTAGAAAAATCAACTCAAGTAAAGTGCAATACTATCTGAAATCATCTTCCAATTGGTGAGTATGGTGGAAGTGCGAAGTGGCAACTTCAGCCAAAGATAACAAAATTTAAATTACTTTCCACAAGCCCTAATGAAGGATACTGGTTTCCATATAAGTATATAATAATATGAGAATGAACTTATGCGCTTTTTTGTTAGACAAACTTATTTTGTGGCCTTACGGAAATGTTTGCATGTTGCCTAATTTGCATCACAAACCCATGCCAAAATTTGGCGCCTATCATGTTAAGCACAAAATTTTCCGCCGAAAAAGAATTGCTAGCAGAACGAATGCTTGACATGTTTGTTTACGAACTTCCAGTGTTTTGGTAAAGGAAAAACTGGCCGCAATCAAAATTCATCTAGCGTGCAAGCGAGTGCAACCATAGAGGCACAAGGTTTGCTAACACACCCACCTAGTTCGAGAATCACTGCAACATCAATTACGGTCAGATGGTTAATACGTAATAAAGTTCGATTTGATGCATACTATTTTAAGGATATATGGCTTAGCAGGATGCTTCATTAGGTGTtaatttgagagagagaaaaaggATGAGTGCAAAACCTTATCAAAGAGAAGCATGAGAACGGAAGAGAAAGACATATAGATAATCATATATTGTTGTTCATATACTAACAAATTAACATAGTTTTCCATCCGAATACTCATAATTCACGAGGTAGTGATTAGCACCAAAGGAAGAACGATGGGAGATATGGTTAATTCAATTTTGAACCAAACTGTCAGTACAGAAGAAACCATAAGTTAATTATAAAGAGCCACCCTCTTTTAGGAGCATACGGAAAGTAGACAATTCGGTTAACAACAAATCAATGCGAGATATCAAACGCATGAATTTGCGGTTTCAGAAAGACAGCAAGCATTATGGACCAAAACATCGGAGTACTACAACCAGCACCGATCATCAGACATACAAAATCACCTTTCCTGTTGTTAAAAATAGAGGAAGGCAGAGTGCGGGTTACCCTCTGCTCCAGAACTTGCTTTCTGGGTCTTGACGAAGACCGACTTCTCGAAGGCCAGCTTCGCCGAGAGCACGGGCCAATCATCCGTGTAGTACTTGACGGCGACGCGCTTCCCCTCGGAGTCCAGCAACAGAATGTTCTTCACCGACGGGCAGGTCTCCTGCGCGAACACAGAACCAAGGATCAAACGAACAGCAACAGCAGATCCCGATTTGCGCCCGCGTGAAAACACTGCCTCCCAGCCCAGACTGAGAAGAAACACACGAGGGAGGATGAGCTGCGCCTCATCGGTAACCGAATCGTCGTCAAAGCTATCATACGATGCCGCCCATGGCGGGAGCCGGCCGCGGCGGATCGGGGCAAGCCGGGAAATCGACTGTACGGCGGGCGCAGAGCAAAGGAAGAGCGTAGGGGGTGGCAGTGCTGCTTACCATTGGGGGAAGCCGGACGGGTTCGCTGGGAGCGCGGGGGAGCGGGACGGCGGACGAGATCTCCGGCGGTTGCGCAGCGCGGACCGACGACGGAAACGGGACCCGGGGGGACAACGCAACGCACGGCACGAGTGAGCTGAACGAAACGAAGCACGAGTAGACTACACGCTCCTCGCTGGGCTTTTTACGGCTTCGGCCCGAAGCGTTGGCG
The sequence above is a segment of the Triticum dicoccoides isolate Atlit2015 ecotype Zavitan chromosome 1A, WEW_v2.0, whole genome shotgun sequence genome. Coding sequences within it:
- the LOC119282565 gene encoding coatomer subunit zeta-1, with the translated sequence METCPSVKNILLLDSEGKRVAVKYYTDDWPVLSAKLAFEKSVFVKTQKASSGAEAEIVMFDGQIVVYKFIQDLHFFVTGGDEDNELILASVLQGFADAIDIILRNNVDKRTALENLDLILLCLDEIVDGGVVLETEGSVIAEKVLAHGAEGATSIAEQTIVQALTTAREHFAKSLLM